In Microcoleus sp. FACHB-68, the following are encoded in one genomic region:
- a CDS encoding MoxR family ATPase yields the protein MRESIDRLTQNLNQTIVGKADAIRLVIVALLAGGHALLEDVPGVGKTLLAKSLARSIAGDFKRIQCTPDLLPSDITGTNIWNPRKGEFEFLAGPVFANILLADEINRATPRTQSALLEVMEEHQVTVDGFPHPVPRPFFAIATQNPVEYQGTFPLPEAQMDRFTLSLSLGYPTEAEEMQMLQRLHQGITVDELQPCITLEEVRQLSSLCAQVKVEASLQQYILNLVRATREDEEITLGVSPRGAVALQRSTQAFAFLEGRDYAIPDDVKFLAPHVLAHRIIPAGGRRSKTIVDRLLRSIPIP from the coding sequence ATGCGGGAAAGTATTGATCGCCTCACCCAAAATCTCAATCAAACTATTGTCGGTAAAGCCGATGCCATTCGCTTAGTGATCGTTGCCCTGCTAGCCGGCGGCCACGCCCTCCTAGAAGACGTCCCCGGTGTGGGTAAAACCCTGTTGGCCAAATCCCTCGCCCGTTCAATTGCCGGCGACTTTAAGCGCATACAGTGTACCCCCGATCTTTTACCCAGCGACATCACCGGCACCAATATTTGGAACCCCCGCAAAGGAGAATTTGAATTTCTAGCAGGCCCGGTTTTTGCCAATATCCTGCTAGCCGACGAAATTAACCGCGCCACTCCCCGCACCCAGTCCGCCTTACTAGAAGTCATGGAGGAACACCAAGTCACCGTGGATGGCTTCCCCCATCCTGTTCCTAGACCGTTTTTTGCCATTGCCACTCAGAACCCGGTTGAGTATCAAGGCACCTTCCCCCTGCCAGAAGCGCAAATGGATCGCTTTACCCTCTCCCTTTCTTTGGGCTACCCCACAGAAGCCGAAGAAATGCAAATGCTGCAACGGCTTCACCAGGGCATCACAGTAGACGAACTCCAGCCCTGCATTACCTTAGAAGAAGTGCGACAGTTAAGTTCTCTGTGTGCTCAAGTCAAAGTTGAAGCGTCTTTGCAACAGTACATCCTCAACCTAGTGCGGGCAACGCGGGAAGACGAAGAAATCACCCTTGGCGTCAGTCCTCGCGGTGCGGTAGCTTTGCAGCGATCCACTCAAGCTTTTGCATTTCTGGAAGGTCGCGACTACGCCATTCCCGATGATGTCAAATTTCTTGCGCCCCATGTGCTGGCCCATCGAATTATCCCAGCCGGCGGACGGCGCTCGAAGACGATTGTAGATCGGTTACTGCGCTCAATCCCCATTCCTTAG
- the hpsA gene encoding hormogonium polysaccharide biosynthesis protein HpsA, producing MAKHKFNKTFARLLREIVKLFKTLTGQFMRWFLRTFFVAGRWGQRQAGFVLPTTVFMLLAVGLIVTAIMFRTFTRSSQVIRQGQVQIINNAATPAVQRAKSKIEYLFNDNPSADVPNEIDLENKLLNFGDFSRSPDPYTFTDETRISDPAALGLAADVPGGTAWTYQTDTNGDGDVTDDNDLTTIYAIVSRAERPTISIDPAKTAIYNKDEKRRADAFIVRNGPLASLQGTTSQNCPISVAGNESGWFAGTSTAQVNKAFQVYAITVPNAVANRKATSNTALATIEYQQDRKYERINKWGAWFRYDMEIAPGPRFNWNGAMHSQGNMFVRSFSGFRSYLISAEGSCLYKPFGNSSLTMRKPVEAQNPGDVADPGGQMIAGTIRDNEFKPDIVFIDNKPNDNDAQSIKLVAEGASGNQSADSVRNIGTPISISTDPLSLHTQGIAKARVPQAPNSWQENDTFWGTGDSAGPLRPEQEARVDRAASCAPYVDDTYRADNRYGPKPSYDKEESTNGVCVATPEPNAIAGASIPPGAATDRLTRDNPIPGDLERATVGLDGYWERRARSNGLRLIVGQRLELGNPFGWNVDLNDSDGDNNFTNDTSNPTGTPPTTPLPADGALYPPNGENPNLPARINEGRQYVTLRDNLAAVQTTAVYHHTFGDTAGTPEPEGGFFPIAFVASTVHPATQKTLRDSTTFKNPTPFNTTTTYFGAGAQQQFGNDNNEILSNFFLGEGTNGWEFSVVPVPNGTPSPANQTEATFEALVENQNSPLRRALNNLALFAGDPEGAFPPRQEPAPPAANKVTHPYSNLTMWGNFSNLRETLGLLGTNYQNLSIADKSTLHTAAGTLGMLGYNISYLQEFDYTTPTTADTNPNKKLLTDLDTRLAKLSETTAEATRRNNGGEIEVTTVSGRTFIDVYQNSTTPVARVKINPAAPQATPPEAFIAALEAQVENVPPADKVAAETDLQMAKLIHLKEQVKRDRNFGFRETPTTPGVYQYTVARGNFPYAGLTYNVGDDINLGCNFSTASGNNYFGFGAPTDAPSEQRFIRLATSLCPTQPKFPSLYYLFPTYNHRHQGEAVPNSVPPGATANEYLQPGNEDITDTLASPAPPAEPYVTDPYISSNAVNGGNTTLYQVVGGIANPNDLTGVALKPRTLITTGARCTQNNWCLPASSTITNRVNRITDHTTNANATEIAIPFLDKAMFDGRELINTRVLDIDLDMIRRERVLTTAQDTWLPKSGLVYAFREDAVREDAIARPALSDWTTYQNAWNTSANPGDPEAANRIMQLSPLPADPPVSADLNISPKPVDYYADPDRRPYGFRLKNGLDLRRFVNGSVDATGTNGLSFISDNPVYIQGDFNPHSTNGTVNNSNLLEEFNTKLTDSYSNFYSRGTSSSNLNTDFARPRTDTWRPTEIIADAVNILSNTFCDGTIQSGIRGTNEGCTTGTVGTGTPYTSYRNSHLQGDPTTPSLSTTANEGYICENPFDIRRGAFANPNRKGCEGPIKVFRNGDIQYVSTAGTVSSYTRYRAFAKAEGRNLNRASTTRVNTVLISGIVPSRVQQSNGGMHNFPRLIEDWGGDTSNTPLWFSGSMIQLNFSNYATAPYDQDAWETPRRPQGGGNTGEWWSYYNPAPRRWGYDVGLQYAPAGAVSRRMVNLARERNEVYREPKADDPYICKLRQAINYPCS from the coding sequence ATGGCTAAGCACAAATTCAACAAGACGTTTGCACGCCTACTGCGCGAGATTGTCAAACTCTTCAAAACACTGACTGGCCAGTTCATGCGCTGGTTTTTACGGACATTTTTCGTAGCAGGCCGGTGGGGGCAGCGCCAGGCGGGATTTGTGCTGCCTACAACTGTTTTTATGCTGCTGGCTGTGGGCTTGATTGTCACAGCTATCATGTTCCGCACCTTCACCCGCTCATCTCAGGTCATTCGTCAGGGGCAGGTGCAGATTATTAATAACGCTGCCACGCCAGCCGTTCAGCGAGCTAAATCTAAAATAGAATATCTGTTTAATGATAATCCGTCGGCTGATGTTCCTAATGAAATAGATCTCGAAAATAAGCTACTTAATTTTGGTGATTTTAGCCGCAGTCCTGATCCTTATACATTTACAGATGAAACGCGGATTAGCGATCCTGCTGCCCTTGGTCTAGCTGCGGATGTACCGGGAGGGACTGCTTGGACTTACCAAACAGATACTAATGGTGATGGAGACGTTACAGATGATAACGACCTCACTACTATTTATGCCATTGTTTCCAGAGCAGAACGGCCAACCATTTCTATCGATCCCGCCAAAACGGCTATTTATAACAAGGACGAGAAAAGGAGAGCAGATGCTTTCATTGTTCGCAATGGCCCGTTAGCCAGTCTTCAGGGAACTACCAGCCAGAATTGCCCTATATCAGTTGCGGGGAATGAAAGTGGTTGGTTTGCAGGAACCAGTACGGCGCAAGTTAATAAGGCTTTTCAAGTTTACGCAATTACAGTTCCTAATGCCGTAGCCAATCGCAAAGCTACATCGAATACCGCACTCGCTACGATTGAGTATCAGCAAGATCGAAAGTATGAGCGCATCAACAAGTGGGGTGCTTGGTTCCGTTATGACATGGAAATCGCTCCTGGGCCTAGGTTTAACTGGAATGGCGCGATGCACTCACAAGGAAATATGTTTGTCCGCAGTTTTTCCGGGTTCCGATCTTACTTAATTAGTGCGGAAGGTTCTTGTTTATACAAGCCGTTTGGAAACTCCTCATTAACTATGAGGAAGCCTGTGGAGGCACAAAACCCAGGAGATGTTGCCGATCCAGGCGGACAGATGATCGCCGGGACAATTCGCGATAATGAGTTCAAGCCGGATATTGTTTTCATTGACAATAAGCCTAATGATAATGATGCTCAGTCGATTAAATTGGTTGCCGAAGGTGCTTCAGGTAATCAATCTGCAGATTCAGTCCGGAATATCGGCACTCCTATTAGCATTTCTACAGATCCGCTGAGTTTGCATACCCAAGGAATAGCGAAAGCTCGAGTACCACAGGCTCCTAATAGTTGGCAAGAAAATGATACTTTCTGGGGGACTGGAGATTCAGCAGGTCCTCTGAGACCCGAACAAGAGGCGCGAGTTGACCGGGCGGCTAGTTGCGCTCCTTACGTGGATGACACCTACCGAGCTGATAATCGTTATGGGCCTAAGCCTAGCTATGACAAAGAAGAATCTACTAATGGAGTGTGTGTAGCCACTCCTGAGCCTAATGCGATAGCTGGGGCAAGCATTCCGCCAGGAGCCGCCACCGACCGCCTGACAAGGGATAACCCTATACCAGGTGACTTAGAACGAGCGACTGTGGGTCTGGATGGTTACTGGGAACGCCGAGCTAGATCGAATGGATTGCGACTGATTGTGGGGCAACGGCTGGAGTTGGGCAATCCCTTTGGATGGAATGTCGATCTCAATGATAGTGATGGGGATAACAATTTCACGAATGATACAAGTAACCCCACTGGAACACCACCTACTACACCTTTGCCGGCTGACGGTGCCCTTTATCCTCCAAATGGAGAGAATCCTAATTTACCAGCTCGGATAAATGAAGGCCGGCAATATGTCACCCTTCGAGATAATTTAGCGGCAGTCCAAACAACAGCGGTTTATCACCATACTTTTGGCGATACTGCAGGAACACCAGAGCCAGAGGGAGGGTTTTTCCCGATTGCTTTTGTGGCCTCAACGGTTCACCCAGCAACTCAGAAAACTCTTCGGGACAGTACAACATTTAAAAACCCAACTCCTTTTAATACAACCACGACCTATTTTGGCGCAGGAGCACAACAACAATTTGGCAATGATAATAACGAAATTCTCAGCAATTTCTTCCTAGGAGAAGGAACGAATGGTTGGGAATTCAGCGTTGTACCAGTACCAAATGGAACCCCATCACCGGCTAACCAAACGGAAGCGACATTTGAGGCTTTAGTTGAAAACCAAAATTCCCCACTTAGAAGAGCATTAAATAATCTGGCTTTGTTTGCCGGCGACCCTGAAGGTGCTTTTCCTCCTAGGCAGGAACCGGCCCCACCAGCAGCTAACAAAGTTACTCACCCATACTCTAACTTGACGATGTGGGGGAACTTCTCTAACCTGCGAGAAACCCTCGGACTTTTGGGTACAAACTACCAAAACCTCAGCATTGCCGATAAATCCACCCTTCATACAGCAGCCGGCACTTTGGGAATGCTGGGATACAACATCAGTTATCTTCAGGAGTTTGATTACACAACCCCTACGACCGCAGACACCAACCCCAATAAAAAGTTACTTACTGATCTAGACACTCGACTCGCAAAACTTAGTGAAACCACTGCTGAGGCTACTCGCAGAAACAATGGGGGTGAAATTGAGGTTACAACTGTCAGTGGCAGAACATTTATAGACGTTTACCAAAACAGTACAACACCAGTTGCCAGAGTAAAGATTAATCCCGCTGCCCCGCAAGCGACCCCACCAGAAGCATTTATAGCAGCCCTAGAAGCCCAAGTAGAAAACGTTCCTCCTGCTGATAAAGTGGCTGCGGAGACTGATTTGCAAATGGCAAAGCTAATTCATCTGAAGGAGCAGGTGAAACGTGATCGCAACTTTGGTTTCAGAGAAACACCCACAACCCCAGGCGTTTATCAATATACAGTGGCGCGGGGTAACTTCCCTTATGCGGGGTTGACTTATAACGTAGGGGATGACATTAATCTGGGATGTAATTTTAGTACAGCAAGCGGAAACAACTACTTCGGTTTTGGTGCCCCAACAGATGCGCCATCAGAGCAAAGGTTTATCCGTTTAGCAACATCGCTGTGTCCCACGCAGCCTAAATTTCCCTCACTTTATTATCTTTTCCCCACCTATAATCACAGACATCAAGGGGAGGCTGTGCCTAATAGTGTGCCGCCAGGGGCGACTGCTAATGAATATCTGCAACCGGGCAACGAGGATATCACAGATACTCTTGCTTCTCCTGCGCCTCCAGCAGAACCCTATGTCACCGATCCCTATATCTCCTCAAACGCCGTTAATGGCGGGAATACCACGTTATACCAAGTTGTTGGGGGTATTGCAAATCCTAATGATTTAACCGGAGTTGCACTCAAGCCAAGAACTCTAATAACCACTGGAGCGAGATGCACTCAAAATAACTGGTGTCTGCCGGCATCCTCAACAATAACCAACCGAGTTAACAGAATAACTGATCACACAACTAACGCAAACGCCACCGAAATAGCCATTCCCTTCCTTGACAAAGCTATGTTTGACGGGCGAGAGCTGATAAATACGCGCGTGTTGGATATTGATTTAGACATGATTAGGAGGGAACGCGTACTTACAACCGCTCAAGATACATGGCTTCCTAAAAGTGGTCTTGTATATGCCTTCCGGGAAGATGCTGTGCGAGAAGACGCAATAGCAAGGCCGGCTCTCTCAGATTGGACTACTTATCAAAATGCCTGGAACACTTCTGCAAACCCAGGCGATCCGGAAGCAGCTAACCGAATAATGCAGCTTTCACCGCTGCCGGCAGACCCCCCGGTGTCTGCGGATCTAAACATTAGTCCTAAACCTGTTGATTACTATGCCGATCCAGATCGGCGTCCTTACGGGTTCCGTTTAAAGAATGGACTTGACCTGCGACGGTTCGTTAATGGAAGCGTGGATGCCACAGGTACTAATGGTCTGTCTTTTATTTCCGATAATCCGGTTTATATCCAAGGGGACTTTAACCCACATAGTACGAATGGCACTGTCAACAACAGTAATCTGCTGGAAGAATTTAACACAAAGCTCACAGACAGCTACAGTAATTTTTACAGCAGAGGAACCTCGTCAAGCAACTTGAATACAGACTTTGCCAGACCCAGGACCGACACTTGGCGACCAACTGAAATCATTGCCGATGCAGTGAATATCCTCTCCAATACCTTCTGTGACGGCACCATTCAAAGTGGGATTCGCGGCACCAATGAAGGGTGTACTACTGGAACTGTTGGCACAGGTACGCCTTATACCTCTTATCGAAACAGTCACCTACAAGGTGATCCAACTACTCCATCACTCTCTACAACAGCAAATGAAGGGTATATTTGCGAAAATCCTTTCGATATCAGGAGAGGAGCTTTTGCCAACCCAAACCGCAAAGGTTGTGAAGGCCCAATAAAGGTGTTCCGTAATGGCGATATTCAATACGTTTCCACCGCAGGTACTGTCAGCTCCTACACAAGATATCGGGCTTTTGCCAAAGCTGAAGGTAGAAATTTAAACCGCGCGTCTACAACGAGAGTTAATACGGTTCTGATTAGTGGAATTGTGCCTTCGCGAGTGCAGCAGAGTAATGGTGGGATGCACAACTTCCCTCGGTTGATTGAAGATTGGGGCGGAGATACAAGTAATACACCGCTATGGTTTTCTGGGTCAATGATTCAGCTAAACTTTAGCAACTATGCAACAGCACCGTATGACCAGGATGCTTGGGAAACACCCAGACGGCCTCAAGGTGGGGGGAATACTGGTGAATGGTGGAGTTACTATAATCCGGCACCACGGCGCTGGGGTTACGATGTTGGGCTGCAATATGCCCCTGCCGGCGCGGTATCCAGACGGATGGTGAACTTAGCGCGGGAGCGTAATGAAGTTTACCGGGAACCCAAGGCTGACGATCCTTATATCTGTAAGCTGCGTCAAGCTATCAATTATCCCTGCTCATAA
- a CDS encoding MBL fold metallo-hydrolase, producing MSSKQNQFTIHFWGVRGSIACPGSETVRYGGNTPCIEMRVGGNRLIFDGGTGLRLLGLSLLSQMPVEANMFFTHSHWDHIQGFPFFVPAFIKGNRFHIYGAVAPNGSTIEQRLNDQMLHPNFPVPLQIMGAQLDFNNLEIGQRVQIGDVLVETALLNHPGEAVGYRVNWQGCSVAYISDTEHFPDRIDENVLWLARNADVMIYDATYTDEEYYSEKSSKVGWGHSTWQEAVKVAKAANVKKLVIFHHDPLHNDDFLDSIAEQVGQQFPDSLMAREGQSVQLVPSFVPSSEPEAVADAKVSA from the coding sequence ATGTCTAGCAAGCAAAATCAATTCACCATTCACTTCTGGGGCGTTCGAGGGAGCATCGCCTGTCCAGGATCGGAGACAGTACGATATGGCGGGAACACCCCATGTATTGAGATGCGGGTGGGAGGAAATCGCCTCATCTTTGACGGAGGCACCGGCTTACGGCTTTTAGGCTTATCCCTGCTGTCGCAAATGCCGGTGGAAGCTAATATGTTTTTCACTCACTCCCACTGGGATCACATTCAAGGGTTCCCTTTCTTCGTGCCGGCCTTTATTAAAGGCAACCGTTTCCACATTTATGGCGCTGTCGCCCCCAATGGCTCTACCATTGAGCAGCGTCTCAATGACCAGATGCTCCACCCGAACTTTCCAGTGCCTTTGCAGATCATGGGAGCTCAGCTAGATTTCAACAACTTAGAAATCGGGCAGCGCGTCCAGATCGGTGATGTTTTGGTAGAAACCGCCCTTTTAAACCATCCAGGCGAAGCCGTGGGTTATCGCGTGAACTGGCAAGGGTGTTCGGTTGCCTACATCAGTGATACGGAACATTTTCCAGATCGCATTGATGAAAACGTCCTGTGGCTTGCTCGCAATGCCGATGTGATGATCTACGATGCCACCTACACAGACGAAGAATACTATTCAGAAAAATCCAGTAAAGTTGGCTGGGGACATTCGACTTGGCAAGAGGCTGTGAAAGTCGCCAAAGCAGCCAATGTGAAAAAACTGGTGATTTTCCACCACGATCCCCTGCACAATGATGATTTTCTTGACAGTATCGCCGAGCAAGTGGGTCAGCAATTCCCCGACAGTCTAATGGCCCGCGAAGGACAGTCAGTTCAGTTAGTTCCCTCTTTTGTCCCCAGTTCTGAGCCAGAGGCTGTGGCGGATGCCAAAGTTTCTGCGTGA
- a CDS encoding mechanosensitive ion channel family protein: MKILQSTVKIRSKTGKRRAKATLLALSAIAFTLTGTHAPNAWGQTPEPQQLKKTQQNWRVLLNSIPTLKPSSTISKRPVRLDGRELFQVALIAPGRVESIQDNLRQAVKRDAIPPNLNVTVELDLQTQQPVIEVNGQYLLTVTNADAPQGIAPLIQAKEWQQVIEDALLEAHLERQQDILQQRALLAASISLGMLLGSWQVSRLQRRLKAQQARIKTQTPPPLEEVLPAPADPATNPSQNTATEPEPIVVLHKKITHQQQHNLNDIKQRLLQVAQLAIWGGGTYLNLGLFPYSRWLQPLIVSALKLPLRLLVVGSIVYVIIRLSAVLIDRLFATLEDGARLDQDASRRLALRFSTFSVVFKSVIWAGSVSVGILVGLAVIGIDIGPILAGAGIIGLAVSFASQSLIKDTINGFLILLEDQYAVGDVIVVGDVGGLVEYMNLRITQLRNGEGRLITIPNSAISIVQNLSKDWARVDLTVDLAYHTNVDEALAVIKTLADQLYNDPEWNDKIIEAPEVLGIDEIDHAGILVRIWIKVKPLQHWSVAREFRRRLKQTFDRAGIAIGAPQQALLFRNSLDLRDGHNGKNRQGATREESFDSIN, from the coding sequence ATGAAGATCCTTCAATCGACCGTGAAAATTAGATCGAAAACGGGCAAAAGGCGTGCTAAAGCAACCTTGCTAGCGCTCAGTGCTATCGCCTTCACGCTGACTGGCACCCATGCCCCCAACGCCTGGGGACAAACCCCAGAACCACAGCAGCTCAAAAAAACCCAGCAAAACTGGAGAGTGCTGCTCAACAGCATCCCGACCTTAAAACCAAGCTCAACCATTTCCAAGCGTCCAGTTAGGCTAGACGGACGTGAACTTTTCCAAGTCGCCCTGATAGCACCGGGACGAGTTGAGAGTATCCAGGACAACCTACGACAAGCGGTGAAAAGGGATGCCATCCCCCCAAATCTGAACGTCACCGTTGAATTAGACCTGCAAACCCAACAGCCGGTGATTGAAGTAAACGGTCAGTATTTACTCACAGTCACCAATGCAGATGCGCCCCAAGGCATCGCTCCTCTAATTCAAGCAAAAGAGTGGCAACAAGTCATAGAAGACGCACTGCTTGAGGCGCACCTAGAGCGCCAGCAAGATATCCTCCAGCAGCGGGCTTTACTGGCTGCAAGCATCTCGCTAGGGATGTTATTGGGTAGCTGGCAAGTTTCCAGATTACAGCGGCGTTTAAAAGCCCAACAAGCCCGGATAAAGACACAAACCCCCCCGCCATTAGAAGAAGTTCTGCCGGCACCGGCAGATCCGGCGACTAACCCCAGTCAAAACACTGCAACTGAGCCGGAACCGATCGTCGTCTTGCACAAAAAAATTACCCACCAGCAGCAGCACAATCTCAACGATATTAAACAGCGGCTGTTGCAAGTGGCGCAGTTAGCAATTTGGGGCGGTGGCACTTACCTTAACCTTGGTCTTTTCCCCTACAGCCGGTGGCTGCAACCCCTCATTGTTTCTGCCCTTAAGCTTCCGCTACGATTACTGGTTGTTGGGTCGATTGTTTATGTGATCATTCGCCTCAGTGCCGTCTTAATTGACCGCTTATTCGCCACATTAGAAGACGGGGCAAGGCTTGATCAAGATGCGTCTCGGCGGCTAGCCTTGCGTTTTTCCACCTTCTCGGTTGTCTTCAAAAGTGTTATCTGGGCCGGCAGTGTGAGTGTGGGCATTCTGGTCGGACTTGCCGTGATTGGAATTGACATTGGGCCAATTTTAGCAGGTGCCGGTATTATTGGTCTGGCCGTCTCTTTTGCCTCCCAAAGCTTAATCAAAGACACGATTAATGGATTTTTGATTTTGCTAGAAGATCAATATGCGGTTGGCGATGTGATTGTCGTCGGTGATGTGGGAGGGTTAGTCGAATACATGAATCTGCGGATCACCCAACTGCGGAATGGAGAAGGGCGACTGATCACGATTCCAAACAGCGCGATTTCAATTGTGCAAAATCTGTCTAAAGATTGGGCGCGGGTTGATCTAACGGTTGATTTGGCCTATCACACCAATGTAGATGAAGCCCTTGCTGTGATTAAAACATTGGCTGACCAACTCTACAATGATCCTGAGTGGAACGACAAAATCATCGAAGCTCCAGAAGTGTTGGGAATTGATGAAATTGACCACGCGGGGATTCTGGTTCGTATTTGGATTAAAGTTAAACCGCTACAGCATTGGAGTGTAGCGCGAGAATTCCGCCGGCGTTTGAAGCAGACATTTGATCGCGCCGGCATCGCCATCGGGGCACCCCAACAAGCCCTATTATTCCGTAATTCCCTGGATCTGCGCGACGGGCACAACGGCAAAAACCGGCAAGGGGCAACCCGCGAGGAATCTTTCGATTCTATAAACTGA
- a CDS encoding bifunctional riboflavin kinase/FAD synthetase, whose product MRVLSSLTKALTPTAIALGNFDGVHRGHQQVVRPILNSYVTPEAFADSAPAPGQQWQISNLELASSRGENLSAPVFNSSTTSRSLSAPCATVVTFNPHPQEFFTGQHRPMLTPLDEKVACLQAMGVEQLVLLPFNQELADLSPQQFVEEILVRQLKATQISVGQDYRFGHKRAGTVEELSAFAAKYGVTVTIVPLQTCEGGRISSSNIRQALQQGNLPLANKLLGRAYSLVGPVVIGQQLGRTIGFPTANLQLPQDKFLPRYGVYAVRVWKDSHTAGAQPAFGVMNIGCRPTVEGKHPTVEVHLLDWSGDLYGQTLTVSLEQFLRPEQKFPSIEALKDQIQADCIAARSLLMANC is encoded by the coding sequence ATGAGGGTGCTGTCCTCTTTAACAAAAGCGCTAACACCAACTGCCATTGCCTTGGGAAATTTTGATGGTGTGCATCGTGGGCATCAACAGGTGGTGCGGCCTATTTTAAATAGCTATGTCACCCCAGAAGCTTTTGCTGATTCTGCGCCGGCACCTGGGCAGCAATGGCAAATCAGCAATTTGGAACTCGCTAGCAGCCGGGGAGAAAACCTCTCTGCGCCTGTGTTTAACAGTTCCACGACTTCTCGGTCTTTATCCGCACCCTGCGCCACCGTCGTCACTTTTAACCCTCATCCGCAAGAGTTTTTTACCGGGCAACACCGGCCTATGCTAACGCCTCTGGATGAAAAAGTGGCGTGTTTGCAGGCAATGGGGGTAGAACAGCTGGTGTTACTACCCTTTAACCAAGAACTGGCTGACTTAAGCCCCCAACAGTTTGTTGAAGAAATTCTGGTCAGGCAACTAAAAGCCACTCAGATCAGCGTGGGACAAGATTATCGCTTCGGGCACAAACGGGCGGGAACCGTCGAAGAGTTGAGTGCCTTCGCAGCCAAGTATGGTGTTACCGTCACGATTGTCCCCCTACAAACCTGTGAGGGCGGAAGAATTAGCAGCTCAAACATCCGTCAAGCCCTACAGCAAGGCAACTTACCGCTAGCAAACAAACTCTTAGGACGTGCTTACAGCCTCGTCGGGCCGGTAGTCATAGGTCAGCAGTTGGGCAGAACTATAGGATTTCCCACAGCAAACCTGCAACTGCCCCAAGACAAGTTTTTGCCCCGATATGGTGTTTATGCCGTGCGAGTCTGGAAGGACAGCCACACAGCCGGTGCTCAGCCGGCATTTGGGGTAATGAACATCGGCTGCCGGCCCACTGTAGAAGGCAAGCATCCAACTGTTGAAGTTCACCTGCTAGATTGGTCTGGGGATTTATACGGCCAAACCTTAACTGTCAGTTTGGAACAATTTTTGCGCCCCGAACAAAAATTTCCTTCTATAGAAGCGCTTAAAGATCAAATTCAAGCAGACTGCATCGCTGCCAGAAGCCTGCTAATGGCTAATTGTTAG
- the ribD gene encoding bifunctional diaminohydroxyphosphoribosylaminopyrimidine deaminase/5-amino-6-(5-phosphoribosylamino)uracil reductase RibD has product MENFSVDAQPDTKATVAHTDSDPLDQIRPQSASAFDCAMMQRCFSLARQALGKTAPNPLVGAVVVRDGQIVGEGFHPGAGQPHAEVFALKAAGERAKGATIYVNLEPCNHYGRTPPCSEAVVAAGVAKVVVGMVDPNPLVAGGGIARLRQAGIEVVVGVEEAASLRLNEAFIHRIVHRRPFGILKYAMTLDGKIATSTGHSSWVTGTEARNEVQHLRAACDAVIVGGNTVRLDNPRLTSRHAGANNPLRVVMSRTLNLPAEAYLWETEAAPTLVLTQEGANPDVKQRLVNKGVEVVELKALTPAEAMAYLYDRQLLSVLWECGGTLAASAIADGSVQKILAFIAPKIVGGQMAPSPVGDLGLTEMVNALTLERVSWKPVGEDCVVEGYLRGA; this is encoded by the coding sequence ATGGAAAATTTTTCTGTAGATGCTCAACCGGATACCAAGGCAACTGTGGCTCATACCGATTCCGATCCTTTAGACCAAATTCGCCCTCAGAGTGCTAGTGCTTTTGATTGCGCGATGATGCAGCGATGTTTCAGCCTCGCCCGACAAGCTTTGGGTAAAACGGCTCCAAATCCGTTGGTGGGGGCGGTGGTTGTTCGCGATGGCCAGATTGTGGGGGAGGGATTTCATCCGGGTGCCGGTCAACCTCATGCGGAGGTGTTTGCTCTGAAGGCGGCGGGGGAACGGGCGAAGGGGGCGACCATTTATGTGAATTTGGAGCCTTGCAATCATTACGGACGGACGCCGCCGTGTTCAGAGGCGGTGGTGGCGGCTGGGGTGGCAAAGGTGGTGGTGGGAATGGTTGATCCAAATCCGCTGGTCGCTGGGGGTGGAATTGCGCGGCTGCGGCAAGCCGGCATTGAGGTGGTGGTGGGGGTGGAGGAAGCGGCGAGTCTGCGGCTGAATGAGGCGTTTATCCATCGCATTGTCCACCGGCGTCCCTTTGGAATTTTAAAGTATGCAATGACGTTGGACGGCAAAATTGCCACGAGTACCGGCCATAGTAGCTGGGTGACGGGAACAGAGGCGCGAAATGAGGTGCAGCACTTGCGAGCAGCTTGTGATGCGGTGATAGTCGGGGGAAATACGGTGCGGTTGGATAATCCCCGCTTAACCAGTCGTCATGCCGGCGCGAATAATCCTTTGCGGGTGGTGATGAGTCGCACCTTAAATTTGCCGGCTGAGGCTTATTTATGGGAAACAGAGGCGGCACCCACTTTAGTATTGACTCAGGAAGGAGCCAATCCTGATGTTAAGCAACGGCTGGTGAATAAGGGGGTTGAAGTTGTGGAGTTGAAGGCTTTGACGCCGGCTGAGGCGATGGCTTATCTCTACGACCGGCAGTTACTTTCTGTGCTGTGGGAGTGCGGAGGAACTTTGGCGGCTAGCGCGATTGCGGATGGGTCAGTGCAAAAGATTTTAGCCTTTATTGCTCCGAAGATTGTGGGTGGCCAAATGGCTCCCTCGCCGGTGGGCGATTTGGGTTTAACAGAGATGGTAAATGCTTTGACGCTAGAACGGGTGAGCTGGAAGCCGGTGGGGGAGGATTGTGTGGTGGAGGGGTATTTGAGAGGAGCATAG